TATCAAAGATATTGGAACAAATAATATAGCTTGTATTGCAAGCAAAATGGCCTCAGATCTTTACAATATGCCCATAATTTCAGATAGAATCGCCAATAATCTAAATAATTATACTAGATTTTTAATTCTATCAAAGCAACAAAAAAAAGAAACAGGAAGAGACAAAACATCAATCATATTTTCAATAAAGCATGAACCAGGATCTCTTTTTAGAATAATTGAAAGCATTCACAGCCATAACGTTAACTTGACAAAAATAGAATCAAGACCAAATAAAACAAACGCATGGGAATACAATTTCTATGTAGATTTTGAGGGACATGTAGATAACTCGATTATTTCAGAAATGATTGAGAAAATTAAAAAAAACACATTATTTTTGAAAATTCTTGGTTCCTATCCAGCGGCTAGACTAGACTAGAATCCTTTTGGTTTTCTAAGAGTGAATCCCATGCTAAAACCAATAATAACCATACCTGCTGTAATCACCACCAAGTGATATGTGAACAGAATTGGGTCAACAGTCACATTCAAGGTTGCAACAATATGCAGGTTGCTAGAGCCAGTGTTTTGCACTTTAATCATAGTTACGCCATCTTCTAAATGAACCCAATCAAGCGTAACTTGTTTGGCATGAGAGGTGTTAGGAGGGATTTGTAATCCATCACCAGGGCTAGATAGTGTAAGATCAAATTTGTCTCCCGTAATAGTCATAGATTGGGTTGCACCACTGTTGGCTCTAATCTGATAAGATGTAGACTCTCCGACTCCAAAAGTTTCATCAACTTGAACTGTTTGTAATCCAATATCAGAAATTAACGAGTAAATACCAATTCCAATAATTGCGCTACCTACAACTAGCCCAATTATTGTTCTCTTTGATAACATGACTTTTAGAATTTAGATACTGCTTAAAAAATTACCTACATTAATGAAACATCATGAGGTTGACTTTCTGCAAATCCAGCCCTAGACATTTTGATAAATTCTGCGTTTTGTTGCATTTGTGAAATTGTATGTGCACCGCAATAGCTAAGACCAGAGCGAACGCCTCCAGTTAGTTGTTTTAGAATATCAGTCACTGTTCCTTTGTATGGAACCATTGCCTCTACCCCTTCTGCAACATAATCATTAAGATCATCATCAAGTGATATTGAGCCTGTTTCTTTGGATTTTCTGCCGATTGAA
Above is a window of Nitrosopumilus sp. K4 DNA encoding:
- the pheA gene encoding prephenate dehydratase — translated: MKRVSFQGERGAYSEAAAKSFFDEEIETVPLATFAEVLESTKNNKTDFSILPVENSIEGSVGESYDLLFSTELNVVGEYYHRIEHCLIGNGKLEEIDTVYSHPQALGQCRNFIEGHKMKTVPTYDTAGSVKIIKDIGTNNIACIASKMASDLYNMPIISDRIANNLNNYTRFLILSKQQKKETGRDKTSIIFSIKHEPGSLFRIIESIHSHNVNLTKIESRPNKTNAWEYNFYVDFEGHVDNSIISEMIEKIKKNTLFLKILGSYPAARLD